Proteins encoded within one genomic window of Setaria italica strain Yugu1 chromosome IV, Setaria_italica_v2.0, whole genome shotgun sequence:
- the LOC105914296 gene encoding pentatricopeptide repeat-containing protein At1g62680, mitochondrial-like — protein MHHIHQRLAARACPAPGLHCVYAPIAAAPLSSLFCSSPHRANKQAARSNFLSPSLSSSSSTLPLFSVSCFARTSTTSYAHHHAELLSISFLRSKIEQQLPFSPLFFAFHPVHNLFDKMPLRGFAQDVVSYAALVEGLCETGRIDEALELFREMKRPNMHTYVALVRGLCDARRGKEGLCMLQKMKELGWSPSTRAYAALVDLWCRERMVDEAEKMMEGDGLAADQYTCNVLEDALVADVEAPEVEFVEFS, from the exons ATGCACCATATCCACCAGCGCCTGGCCGCCCGTGCTTGCCCTGCTCCTGGCCTCCACTGCGTCTAcgcgcccatcgccgccgcaccCCTTTCCTCCTTgttctgttcttctccccaccgAGCAAACAAGCAAGCTGCAAGGAGTaactttctctctccctctctctccagtAGCTCAAGCACGCTGCCCCTTTTCTCCGTTTCCTGCTTCGCACGAACAAGCACCACCAGCTACGCACACCACCATGCTGAGCTCCTGTCTATTTCCTTTCTACGAAGCAAGATAGAGCAACAGCTCCCATTTTCCCCCCTCTTCTTTGCCTTCCACCCCGTCCACAACCTGTTCGATAAAATGCCGCTCAGAGGGTTCGCGCAAGATGTTGTCTCTTATGCTGCACTGGTTGAAGGACTATGTGAGACAGGGAGGATTGATGAGGCACTGGAGTTGTTCAGGGAGATGAAGCGGCCAAACATGCACACATACGTGGCCTTGGTGAGGGGGTTGTGTGATGCTAGAAGAGGGAAGGAGGGGCTCTGTATGCTGCAGAAGATGAAGGAGCTAGGATGGAGTCCAAGTACTCGTGCTTATGCAGCACTGGTCGATTTATGGTGTAGGGAGCGGATGGTTGATGAGGCTGAGAAAATGATGGAAGGAGATGGTTTAGCTGCTGATCAGTATACTTGCAATGTGCTAGAAGATGCTTTGGTTGCGG ACGTTGAAGCTCCTGAAGTGGAATTCGTGGAATTCAGCTAA
- the LOC101767329 gene encoding uncharacterized protein LOC101767329, with protein sequence MPKYQPASSDMVGGSGAGAANSATAGLSYPVLARKNYSTWSIKMQALMEAQETWDVVEPADGQAVDARRDKVARASILQAISEDLLFVVSEKTTAKEVWSALKTMYLGADRAQQPRVQTLKQELDMLKMKSTDSVEEYAIKVGSLVSKIRELEEPMEDSYVAKRMPYSWECRSKKKEEKAFVMEKDDSEPALLFAEVCELNCSEEHVTETILLNEEKTKPKLGEEGSREGIFWYLDTSASNHMTGCKDVFAELDTSVCGSVRFGDGSVVEIRGRGMILFKGLAEEHKVLTDVYYIPRLCSNIISLG encoded by the exons ATGCCCAAGTACCAGCCGGCATCAAGTGATATGGTGGGCGGCAGTGGAGCAGGAGCTGCAAATTCAGCCACGGCCGGGTTGTCATATCCCGTGCTGGCGCGGAAGAATTATTCAACCTGGTCTATCAAGATGCAGGCTTTGATGGAGGCGCAGGAGACGTGGGATGTGGTAGAGCCGGCTGATGGTCAAGCTGTCGATGCGAGGCGAGACAAGGTGGCTCGTGCATCCATCCTTCAGGCGATTTCGGAGGATCTTCTTTTTGTTGTCTCGGAGAAGACAACTGCGAAGGAGGTGTGGTCGGCCTTGAAAACTATGTATCTCGGGGCTGACCGTGCGCAGCAACCAAGGGTGCAGACCCTCAAGCAGGAGCTCGACATGCTGAAGATGAAGAGCACCGATAGTGTTGAGGAGTACGCTATCAAGGTTGGCAGCCTCGTCAGCAAGATACGAGAGTTGGAGGAGCCAATGGAGGATTCCTACGTTGCCAAGCGAAT GCCCTACTCATGGGAGTGTCGtagtaaaaagaaagaagagaaagcaTTTGTAATGGAGAAGGATGACAGTGAGCCCGCACTATTGTTTGCAGAGGTGTGTGAACTGAACTGTTCTGAAGAACATGTCACAGAGACCATCCTGTTGAATGAGGAGAAGACAAAGCCAAAGCTTGGAGAAGAAGGAAGCCGTGAAGGAATTTTCTGGTACCTTGACACCAGCGCAAGCAACCATATGACTGGTTGCAAGGATGTGTTCGCTGAACTCGACACATCTGTATGTGGGTCAGTGAGGTTTGGAGATGGCTCGGTCGTGGAGATACGAGGCCGCGGCATGATTCTATTCAAAGGCTTGGCAGAAGAACACAAAGTATTGACTGATGTGTATTATATTCCTCGTTTATGCAGTAACATAATCAGTTTGGGCTAG